A genomic region of Pseudomonadota bacterium contains the following coding sequences:
- the cadA gene encoding cadmium-translocating P-type ATPase, translated as MTEEAMGAPKEQPGDEHEHHLDAAELIRIGLVALAVLASWFLPWRPVARVELISLVATVVGGFPIWKEAIGAVLKRRMTMELSMTIAIGAALAIGESFTAAVIVLFVLVAEVLEHQTVGRGRRAIKQLTDLLPRTATVRQGSSEHEVGIAEIHPGDVVVVKPGARLPVDGEVVGGHSFVDQATITGESLPVEKVPGARVFAGTINQSGVLEIRTSGIGRDTAFGQIIEAVERAEHARAPIQKTADRLAGYLVYFALACAGLTFLVTRDARSTISVVIVAGACGIAAGTPLAILGAIGRAARLGSIVKGGLYLERLGHVDTVVLDKTGTLTLGVPEVVAIKPMPGVDEHDLLEAAGIAEKRSEHPLARAVLTRLASAPPEPEHFSYTPGMGIVCAHGGTQIVVGKRALLEQQQVALDTCPPAPAALTEVLVARAGTLLGAIHIADVLRPEAVAAVAQLRALGLRTVLLTGDSAAIAEAIGEQLGVDEVGAGLLPEQKLERVKVLMAAGRQVVMVGDGVNDAPALTQADVGVAMGSGTDVARESADVLLLGNDLLKLVETLRIARSCRRIILQNFVGTLVVDGVGVGLAAFGLLNPLLAAFIHVSSELAFILNSTRLLPRPAARETGKLVTEALPVPVAREGRPAA; from the coding sequence ATGACTGAGGAGGCGATGGGCGCACCCAAGGAACAGCCCGGCGACGAGCACGAGCACCACCTCGACGCCGCAGAGCTGATCCGCATCGGCCTGGTGGCGCTCGCGGTACTGGCGAGCTGGTTTCTCCCGTGGCGCCCCGTGGCCCGTGTCGAGTTGATCTCGCTGGTGGCAACCGTCGTGGGCGGTTTCCCGATCTGGAAGGAGGCGATCGGGGCGGTGCTCAAGCGGCGGATGACGATGGAGCTGTCCATGACGATCGCCATCGGTGCCGCGCTCGCGATCGGCGAGAGCTTCACCGCCGCCGTGATCGTCCTCTTCGTGCTCGTTGCCGAGGTGCTGGAGCACCAGACCGTCGGGCGCGGACGGAGGGCCATCAAGCAGCTGACTGACCTGCTGCCGCGAACCGCGACCGTGCGCCAGGGAAGCAGCGAGCACGAGGTCGGGATCGCCGAGATCCATCCCGGCGACGTCGTCGTCGTGAAACCCGGTGCGCGTCTTCCTGTCGACGGCGAGGTGGTGGGCGGCCACAGCTTCGTCGACCAGGCGACGATCACGGGCGAGTCGCTGCCCGTAGAAAAGGTCCCAGGCGCTCGGGTGTTCGCAGGCACGATCAATCAGTCCGGTGTCCTCGAGATCCGGACGTCAGGAATCGGGCGCGACACGGCGTTCGGACAGATCATCGAGGCCGTCGAGCGCGCCGAGCACGCGCGCGCACCGATCCAGAAGACTGCTGATCGGCTCGCCGGGTATCTGGTCTACTTCGCGCTCGCGTGCGCCGGGCTTACGTTCCTCGTCACCCGCGACGCGCGCTCGACGATCTCCGTGGTCATTGTCGCGGGCGCGTGCGGGATCGCCGCCGGAACCCCACTCGCCATCCTGGGCGCGATCGGTCGCGCCGCACGACTGGGATCGATCGTGAAGGGCGGGCTGTACTTGGAACGGTTGGGGCACGTCGACACCGTGGTGCTGGACAAGACCGGCACGCTGACGCTTGGCGTCCCGGAGGTCGTCGCGATCAAGCCGATGCCCGGCGTCGACGAGCACGATTTGCTGGAGGCTGCGGGCATCGCCGAGAAGCGATCAGAGCATCCGCTCGCGCGAGCGGTCCTCACGCGTCTGGCGAGCGCCCCTCCAGAGCCGGAGCACTTCTCGTACACGCCGGGCATGGGGATCGTGTGTGCTCACGGCGGCACACAGATCGTCGTCGGAAAACGAGCGCTGCTCGAACAACAGCAGGTGGCTCTCGACACCTGTCCACCGGCACCCGCCGCGCTGACCGAGGTGCTGGTCGCACGAGCCGGGACGCTGCTCGGAGCCATCCACATCGCCGACGTGCTGCGGCCGGAAGCCGTCGCGGCGGTTGCGCAACTCCGCGCCCTCGGCCTGCGGACCGTGCTCCTGACCGGCGACAGCGCGGCTATCGCCGAGGCCATTGGCGAACAGCTTGGTGTCGACGAGGTTGGCGCCGGGTTACTGCCCGAGCAGAAGCTGGAGCGCGTGAAGGTGCTGATGGCCGCCGGCCGCCAGGTCGTCATGGTCGGCGACGGCGTGAACGACGCGCCCGCCCTGACCCAGGCAGACGTTGGTGTGGCGATGGGCTCGGGCACCGACGTGGCGAGAGAGAGCGCGGACGTGCTGCTGCTGGGCAACGATCTCCTGAAGCTCGTGGAGACGCTGCGCATCGCTCGCTCGTGTCGTCGCATCATTCTGCAGAACTTCGTCGGCACCCTGGTCGTCGACGGAGTCGGCGTCGGGCTTGCTGCGTTCGGACTGCTCAACCCGCTCCTCGCCGCCTTCATCCACGTGTCGTCTGAGCTGGCCTTTATCCTCAACTCGACCCGCCTCCTGCCTCGCCCGGCGGCGCGTGAGACCGGGAAACTGGTGACCGAAGCGTTGCCCGTGCCAGTGGCACGCGAGGGCCGCCCCGCGGCCTGA
- a CDS encoding metal/formaldehyde-sensitive transcriptional repressor — protein MAHLQRDREKLLARVKKIRGQLNAVEAAITENDDCSRVLMTLAACRGALNGLMIEILEGHIRFHVVDPAQRPESKRAQAAAELIEVLRTYLR, from the coding sequence ATGGCCCATCTCCAGCGAGACCGGGAGAAGTTGCTCGCCCGCGTGAAGAAGATCCGCGGGCAGCTGAACGCGGTCGAGGCGGCGATCACTGAAAACGACGACTGCTCGCGAGTCCTGATGACGCTCGCGGCCTGCCGTGGCGCGCTCAACGGGCTGATGATCGAGATCCTCGAAGGCCACATCCGTTTCCACGTCGTCGATCCGGCGCAGCGGCCTGAGTCGAAGCGCGCCCAGGCGGCTGCCGAGCTGATCGAAGTCCTGCGGACGTATCTCCGATGA